A genomic stretch from Myxocyprinus asiaticus isolate MX2 ecotype Aquarium Trade chromosome 24, UBuf_Myxa_2, whole genome shotgun sequence includes:
- the LOC127415456 gene encoding kelch-like protein 22 isoform X1, translating into MADDLVSCTAGAQAVIRSTQPCPRQKYRSNGHSQGLLDGLLMLRQGGILFDVVLMVEDRPIQAHRILLAASCDYFRGMFAGGLREMQQTEIPVHGVTYTAMTKLLDFIYTSELELDLDTVQEVLCAATLLQVQDVIGFCCDFLFSWLDDDNILEVEKLADIYGLNQLGEKIRTYLLKNIQKFSRTPVYRKLPAEKMLSILSSDELEVSSENEVFEAALHYHYTPEQVEKNQVCLQDPLRMLEAVRFCLMEKHVLQRLYSRLKQCPLRDSVAAALRYHSQELWQPVMQTPLTQPRCNSQCILGFGGMYSSSALADNEERFQVFHPSWGEWRSLTADRAPRMSNMGIAVLNNFVYLVGGDKNTSGFRAEARCWRYDPRHNSWCIIEPLRQQHADHCVCVVDKYIYVIGGRNYTNELDCVECYNPQANTWEYVAPLKREVYAHAGAVIDGKIYIACGRRGMAYLKETYCYDPTGNHWSICAEGPVERAWHGMAALNGRAYVIGGSNDGCGYRRDVLKVACYNPTADVWSVVSPLPAGHGEPGMAILDGCIYILGGRSHDKGSRMKYVHIYNAEEDHWESGTALEDRVSGLSACVALLPQATMSNAHSWEQRAKASWEEVDWDESDNSSED; encoded by the exons ATGGCTGATGACTTGGTTTCCTGCACAGCTGGGGCGCAAGCAGTCATACGCTCCACTCAGCCCTGTCCCAGACAGAAGTACCGCAGTAATGGCCATTCACAGGGACTGCTGGATGGACTCCTGATGCTGCGACAAGGGGGGATTCTGTTTGATGTGGTTCTTATGGTAGAAGATAGGCCCATCCAAGCTCACCGTATACTTCTGGCGGCTTCATGTGACTATTTCAG GGGAATGTTTGCTGGAGGTTTGCGGGAGATGCAGCAAACTGAGATCCCTGTTCATGGAGTCACTTACACAGCAATGACTAAACTGTTGGACTTCATCTACACCTCTGAGCTGGAGCTGGACCTGGACACAGTGCAGGAGGTGCTGTGTGCAGCGACCCTACTACAG GTCCAAGATGTGATTGGCTTCTGCTGTGACTTCCTTTTCTCCTGGCTGGATGATGACAACATCCTGGAGGTTGAGAAGCTAGCTGACATCTATGGTCTGAATCAGCTCGGGGAGAAAATTCGCACTTATCTGCTCAAAAACATCCAAAAGTTCTCACGTACACCAGTGTATCGTAAACTTCCTGCAGAAAAGATGCTGAGCATTCTTTCCAGCGATGAGTTGGAGGTGAGCTCAGAGAACGAGGTGTTTGAAGCAGCCCTGCATTACCATTACACACCTGAACAGGTGGAGAAGAACCAGGTGTGCTtacag GATCCATTGCGAATGTTGGAAGCAGTGCGGTTCTGCCTGATGGAGAAGCACGTGCTACAGCGTTTGTACAGTCGATTAAAACAATGTCCGCTGCGGGACTCTGTGGCCGCCGCTCTGCGTTACCACAGTCAGGAGCTATGGCAACCGGTGATGCAAACCCCTCTTACTCAACCACGCTGCAACTCTCAGTGTATTCTGGGCTTTGGTGGCATGTATTCATCCAGCGCACTTGCGGACAACGAAGAGCGCTTCCAGGTGTTCCACCCCTCCTGGGGGGAGTGGCGTAGTCTCACTGCAGATCGGGCTCCACGCATGTCCAACATGGGCATTGCGGTGCTTAATAACTTTGTTTACTTGGTTGGAGGAGACAAAAACACCAGTGGCTTTCGTGCTGAAGCTCGATGCTGGCG GTACGATCCTCGGCACAACAGCTGGTGTATAATTGAACCTTTACGACAACAGCACGCAGATCATTGTGTCTGTGTAGTTGATAAATATATCTACGTCATCGGTGGACGCAACTATACCAATGAATTGGACTGTGTTGAGTGCTACAACCCTCAAGCCAACACCTGGGAATATGTGGCACCGCTAAAACGAGAG GTATATGCCCATGCTGGAGCAGTGATTGATGGGAAGATCTACATTGCGTGTGGTCGGCGGGGAATGGCCTATCTTAAGGAGACCTACTGTTATGATCCCACTGGCAATCACTGGAGCATATGTGCTGAAGGCCCGGTGGAGCGTGCCTGGCACGGAATGGCAGCACTGAATGGCCGAGCTTATGTAATTGGAGGAAGCAACGATGGTTGTGGTTACCGACGAGACGTCCTCAAG GTGGCATGCTACAACCCAACAGCAGATGTGTGGTCTGTGGTGAGCCCATTGCCTGCTGGTCACGGAGAGCCAGGGATGGCCATTCTCGATGGATGCATCTACATCCTGGGTGGGAGGTCGCATGATAAGGGCAGTCGCATGAAGTATGTTCACATTTATAATGCAGAGGAGGACCATTGGGAGAGTGGAACAGCCCTCGAGGACCGCGTATCCGGGCTTTCAGCCTGTGTCGCACTTTTGCCACAGGCAACCATGTCCAATGCACACAGCTGGGAACAGAGAGCTAAAGCATCATGGGAGGAGGTAGACTGGGACGAATCTGACAACTCCAGTGAGGACTGA
- the LOC127415456 gene encoding kelch-like protein 22 isoform X2: MADDLVSCTAGAQAVIRSTQPCPRQKYRSNGHSQGLLDGLLMLRQGGILFDVVLMVEDRPIQAHRILLAASCDYFRGMFAGGLREMQQTEIPVHGVTYTAMTKLLDFIYTSELELDLDTVQEVLCAATLLQVQDVIGFCCDFLFSWLDDDNILEVEKLADIYGLNQLGEKIRTYLLKNIQKFSRTPVYRKLPAEKMLSILSSDELEVSSENEVFEAALHYHYTPEQVEKNQVCLQDPLRMLEAVRFCLMEKHVLQRLYSRLKQCPLRDSVAAALRYHSQELWQPVMQTPLTQPRCNSQCILGFGGMYSSSALADNEERFQVFHPSWGEWRSLTADRAPRMSNMGIAVLNNFVYLVGGDKNTSGFRAEARCWRYDPRHNSWCIIEPLRQQHADHCVCVVDKYIYVIGGRNYTNELDCVECYNPQANTWEYVAPLKREVYAHAGAVIDGKIYIACGRRGMAYLKETYCYDPTGNHWSICAEGPVERAWHGMAALNGRAYVIGGSNDGCGYRRDVLKNPNNVRHHPDHGVKNQT, translated from the exons ATGGCTGATGACTTGGTTTCCTGCACAGCTGGGGCGCAAGCAGTCATACGCTCCACTCAGCCCTGTCCCAGACAGAAGTACCGCAGTAATGGCCATTCACAGGGACTGCTGGATGGACTCCTGATGCTGCGACAAGGGGGGATTCTGTTTGATGTGGTTCTTATGGTAGAAGATAGGCCCATCCAAGCTCACCGTATACTTCTGGCGGCTTCATGTGACTATTTCAG GGGAATGTTTGCTGGAGGTTTGCGGGAGATGCAGCAAACTGAGATCCCTGTTCATGGAGTCACTTACACAGCAATGACTAAACTGTTGGACTTCATCTACACCTCTGAGCTGGAGCTGGACCTGGACACAGTGCAGGAGGTGCTGTGTGCAGCGACCCTACTACAG GTCCAAGATGTGATTGGCTTCTGCTGTGACTTCCTTTTCTCCTGGCTGGATGATGACAACATCCTGGAGGTTGAGAAGCTAGCTGACATCTATGGTCTGAATCAGCTCGGGGAGAAAATTCGCACTTATCTGCTCAAAAACATCCAAAAGTTCTCACGTACACCAGTGTATCGTAAACTTCCTGCAGAAAAGATGCTGAGCATTCTTTCCAGCGATGAGTTGGAGGTGAGCTCAGAGAACGAGGTGTTTGAAGCAGCCCTGCATTACCATTACACACCTGAACAGGTGGAGAAGAACCAGGTGTGCTtacag GATCCATTGCGAATGTTGGAAGCAGTGCGGTTCTGCCTGATGGAGAAGCACGTGCTACAGCGTTTGTACAGTCGATTAAAACAATGTCCGCTGCGGGACTCTGTGGCCGCCGCTCTGCGTTACCACAGTCAGGAGCTATGGCAACCGGTGATGCAAACCCCTCTTACTCAACCACGCTGCAACTCTCAGTGTATTCTGGGCTTTGGTGGCATGTATTCATCCAGCGCACTTGCGGACAACGAAGAGCGCTTCCAGGTGTTCCACCCCTCCTGGGGGGAGTGGCGTAGTCTCACTGCAGATCGGGCTCCACGCATGTCCAACATGGGCATTGCGGTGCTTAATAACTTTGTTTACTTGGTTGGAGGAGACAAAAACACCAGTGGCTTTCGTGCTGAAGCTCGATGCTGGCG GTACGATCCTCGGCACAACAGCTGGTGTATAATTGAACCTTTACGACAACAGCACGCAGATCATTGTGTCTGTGTAGTTGATAAATATATCTACGTCATCGGTGGACGCAACTATACCAATGAATTGGACTGTGTTGAGTGCTACAACCCTCAAGCCAACACCTGGGAATATGTGGCACCGCTAAAACGAGAG GTATATGCCCATGCTGGAGCAGTGATTGATGGGAAGATCTACATTGCGTGTGGTCGGCGGGGAATGGCCTATCTTAAGGAGACCTACTGTTATGATCCCACTGGCAATCACTGGAGCATATGTGCTGAAGGCCCGGTGGAGCGTGCCTGGCACGGAATGGCAGCACTGAATGGCCGAGCTTATGTAATTGGAGGAAGCAACGATGGTTGTGGTTACCGACGAGACGTCCTCAAG